From one Cygnus olor isolate bCygOlo1 chromosome 26, bCygOlo1.pri.v2, whole genome shotgun sequence genomic stretch:
- the LOC121060317 gene encoding potassium voltage-gated channel subfamily V member 2-like: MRQLERRRVSLSAGLKIGDHRGCCRTLEEEEVHIPFAQDSLVKQWSSMQNVTDRNQEKSEMPVQRNKYFLNINVGGTLFHIACKVAARYPVTRLGKLAIYTDPAKKLRLCDDYSVQKNEYFFDRDPSIFHYIFHFYRSGVLWIMDEMCPSNFVEEIEYWGIHLKYSQRCCRILFEEKQDELSENLKIQKELEAELEPLESAEQFEGKCLGQFRKMIWNLIENPYSSVPAKIIAVMSSFFVLISIVGMTLSTVEEMKHKTGKKWMELLEMICAIFFTSEYLMRLISSSSFKKFLRAALNAVDLVAILPFYIQILFENLDEGDTLYHEELHQMENVSKLGKVLKLIKLMRIFRILKLARHSTGLRAFGFTMRQCYQQVCCLLLFIAMGVFTFSALMHSVEHDVPGTNFTSIPYAWWWAAVSLSTVGYGDTVPDTVLGRMVAFGCISFGIILNGMPISILYNKFSDYYAKLKAHENETSLSLKLSRRLRFKERVLRKLSECCGADPRCHH, translated from the exons ATGAGGCAGCTGGAGAGGAGGCGTGTGAGTCTCTCTGCTGGGCTGAAGATTGGGGATCACCGCGGCTGCTGCCGGAcactggaggaggaggaagtccACATCCCTTTTGCACAGGACAGCCTGGTAAAGCAGTGGAGCTCCATGCAGAACGTGACAGACAGAAACCAGGAGAAAAGCGAGATGCCCGTTCAAAGGAACAAGTACTTCCTCAACATTAACGTGGGCGGCACGTTGTTCCACATAGCGTGCAAAGTGGCAGCCCGATATCCCGTCACCAGGCTTGGGAAGCTGGCCATTTACACAGACCCTGCGAAGAAGCTGCGGCTCTGTGATGACTACTCAGTGCAGAAGAACGAGTACTTCTTTGACAGAGATCCTTCAATTTTCCACTATATCTTCCACTTCTACCGCAGCGGGGTCCTGTGGATAATGGACGAGATGTGCCCCAGTAACTTCGTGGAGGAAATCGAGTACTGGGGAATCCATCTGAAATACTCCCAGCGCTGCTGCCGGATCCTGTTTGAGGAAAAGCAAGATGAACTCAGTGAGaacctgaaaatacagaaggagctggaggcagaaCTGGAGCCTCTGGAATCAGCAGAGCAGTTTGAGGGCAAATGCTTGGGGCAGTTTCGGAAGATGATCTGGAACCTCATTGAGAACCCTTACTCTTCTGTCCCAGCCAAGATCATTGCTGTCATGTCAAGCTTCTTTGTGCTCATCTCCATTGTGGGCATGACACTGAGCACGGTGGAGGAGATGAAACACAAGACAGGGAAGAAGTggatggagctgctggagatgaTCTGTGCCATCTTCTTCACTTCCGAGTACCTCATGCGGCTCATATCCTCCTCCAGCTTCAAGAAGTTTTTGCGGGCGGCGCTCAATGCTGTAGACCTGGTGGCCATTCTGCCATTCTACATCCAGATCCTCTTTGAAAATCTGGACGAAGGAGACACCCTTTACCATGAGGAGCTGCACCAGATGGAGAATGTGAGCAAGTTGGGCAAGGTCCTCAAGCTCATCAAGCTCATGAGGATCTTCCGCATCCTCAAGCTGGCACGCCACTCCACCGGCCTCCGGGCTTTCGGCTTCACCATGCGCCAGTGCTACCAGCAGgtttgctgcctcctcctcttcatcgCCATGGGGGTCTTCACCTTCTCCGCTCTCATGCACTCGGTGGAACACGATGTCCCAGGCACCAACTTCACCAGTATCCCCTACGCGTGGTGGTGGGCAGCG GTCAGCCTCTCCACTGTGGGCTATGGAGACACCGTGCCTGACACGGTGCTTGGCAGGATGGTGGCGTTTGGCTGCATCTCCTTTGGCATCATCCTCAACGGCATGCCCATCTCCATCCTCTACAACAAGTTTTCTGACTACTATGCCAAGCTGAAGGCCCACGAGAACGAGACCAGCCTCTCCCTCAAGCTCTCCAGGAGGCTCCGCTTCAAGGAGCGAGTTCTGCGGAAGCTGTCAGAGTGCTGCGGAGCTGACCCCCGCTGCCACCACTGA